The Leptospirales bacterium genome includes a region encoding these proteins:
- a CDS encoding EAL domain-containing protein, with amino-acid sequence MAIDPANLDASIFADDSLFGSDSLASTANVLVQFGDIERFKREFIESNRGKPLFIVRFENVGGVTMQDFVDLINQRLGPILDQGVDHHYYFDSMRSALILGIAPLQSVDAGRAPNIDNAIGKLHEEVHRKRLCTFGFGVARTQCNFISNSNEILDVLLRSSAKNLRDNLIRWSWTYFNRANTYFAGNAEEAVIQPTVYYDHRARRFTVKGGEVFVGGGLYKGYHELISDIPEDEDLERIELLILEKLIIACEKTPGVLKFNISPQTILDTFSQSERVVRLNRLLHARGLNPRNVRFELVEKPYEETGKKLKEVCQEFHNFGITFAADDFGVKSQSHQVILDLGQMIKEFKLDPISFKFKPDEDRTKFLDNLAFISYCKRLADNREALITAEAVEDVDTLKFLLELHIHQYQANMFCSKMPVTEYRLRFAEMRDLPEDTVIQILSDADLADRQRETGDIFQVAREAGLLPAEGAGSADS; translated from the coding sequence ATGGCCATCGACCCCGCCAACCTCGACGCATCGATTTTTGCAGACGATTCTCTATTTGGCAGCGACTCCCTCGCTTCGACGGCCAATGTCCTGGTGCAGTTTGGCGATATTGAACGCTTCAAACGCGAATTTATTGAATCCAATCGGGGCAAGCCGCTGTTCATCGTTCGTTTCGAGAATGTGGGCGGAGTGACGATGCAGGATTTCGTCGACCTGATCAACCAACGCCTCGGGCCCATCCTGGATCAGGGAGTCGACCACCATTACTACTTTGATTCAATGCGCTCGGCCTTGATCCTGGGCATTGCGCCGCTGCAAAGCGTCGATGCCGGGCGGGCGCCAAATATTGACAACGCCATTGGAAAGCTGCACGAAGAGGTGCATCGCAAACGCTTGTGCACCTTTGGTTTTGGCGTCGCCAGAACGCAGTGCAACTTCATCTCCAATTCCAACGAAATACTGGATGTACTGCTGCGCTCTTCGGCCAAGAATCTACGCGACAATTTGATTCGCTGGAGCTGGACCTACTTCAATCGAGCGAATACATATTTTGCCGGCAACGCCGAGGAGGCGGTCATTCAGCCAACCGTCTACTACGACCACCGCGCCAGGCGCTTCACTGTGAAGGGCGGAGAGGTCTTTGTAGGCGGCGGACTCTACAAGGGCTATCACGAACTGATCAGCGATATTCCCGAAGATGAGGATCTGGAGCGGATTGAGCTCTTGATCCTGGAAAAGTTGATCATCGCCTGCGAAAAGACGCCGGGCGTGCTCAAATTCAATATCAGTCCGCAAACTATCCTGGATACCTTTTCGCAAAGCGAACGCGTGGTGCGACTCAATCGTCTGCTGCATGCACGCGGTCTCAACCCTCGCAATGTGCGCTTCGAGTTGGTTGAAAAACCTTACGAAGAGACTGGCAAGAAGCTGAAGGAAGTTTGCCAGGAATTTCACAATTTCGGAATTACCTTTGCGGCCGACGACTTCGGCGTCAAGAGTCAGAGCCACCAGGTAATTCTCGACCTGGGCCAGATGATCAAGGAATTCAAACTGGACCCGATCAGTTTCAAGTTTAAGCCAGATGAAGATCGGACAAAGTTTCTGGATAACCTGGCGTTCATTTCCTATTGCAAACGTCTTGCCGATAACCGCGAGGCCCTGATTACAGCGGAAGCAGTCGAAGACGTCGATACGCTGAAATTTTTGCTGGAACTGCACATCCACCAGTACCAGGCGAACATGTTTTGCTCCAAAATGCCGGTTACAGAATATCGTTTGCGATTTGCTGAGATGCGCGACCTGCCCGAAGATACAGTAATTCAGATTCTCAGCGACGCCGATCTGGCGGATCGCCAGCGCGAAACCGGCGACATTTTTCAAGTGGCGCGCGAAGCTGGCCTGCTGCCGGCAGAGGGCGCCGGTTCCGCCGATTCCTGA
- a CDS encoding energy transducer TonB: protein MSKRNRQAASYQSDHAAVHLDGIRLADGRQVLPGLSNSFELRQRVSFVARHRVWLINAGLGFGAPLTVAGLLIVGGLLSWFGDRRFDEMALAQFNFGDVVALRPNRRAAPVLEIDEIFGNEFVRDKDKVAEDGEDPRVAGAVQAFASGVSPPVDLSPEIVPEYSAEARSRGLQGKVFLEIVVADDGSTLRVRVAKGIDPLLDSAAAAAYRRKRWAPSRGADGKPVTIKFIQPVNFVLQ, encoded by the coding sequence ATGTCCAAACGCAATCGACAGGCCGCGAGCTACCAGAGCGATCATGCCGCCGTTCATCTGGATGGCATCCGTCTGGCAGATGGTCGTCAGGTTCTGCCCGGATTATCCAACAGTTTTGAGCTGCGCCAACGCGTCTCCTTCGTGGCGCGGCACAGGGTCTGGCTGATCAATGCTGGACTTGGATTTGGAGCGCCGCTAACCGTCGCCGGCCTGTTGATTGTTGGCGGTTTGCTGTCCTGGTTTGGCGATCGCCGATTCGACGAGATGGCCCTCGCGCAGTTTAACTTTGGCGACGTCGTAGCATTGCGACCCAACCGTCGCGCAGCGCCGGTACTCGAAATCGACGAGATTTTTGGCAACGAGTTCGTGCGCGACAAGGACAAAGTCGCCGAGGACGGAGAAGACCCGCGTGTGGCCGGCGCCGTGCAGGCCTTTGCCTCCGGCGTCAGTCCGCCGGTCGACCTGAGTCCCGAAATTGTCCCCGAGTACAGCGCCGAGGCGCGCAGCCGGGGCTTGCAGGGCAAAGTCTTTCTGGAGATTGTGGTGGCCGACGACGGCAGCACGCTTCGGGTAAGGGTCGCCAAAGGCATTGACCCGCTGCTGGACAGCGCCGCCGCCGCCGCCTATCGCCGCAAGCGCTGGGCGCCGAGCCGGGGGGCGGACGGCAAGCCAGTGACTATCAAGTTCATCCAGCCAGTCAACTTCGTGCTGCAATAG
- a CDS encoding biopolymer transporter ExbD, with protein sequence MAAGPSQSDDGEISGINVVPLIDIMLVIVIILMITAEFTKYRTIPIKLPNINAASVRQEPQKVNITVHPDGRLFWNDRPIDPATLPALLRAQKQIQPDLAVIMRAEGATSYQSVLSVLDTVKEAGIVKVGLAVDSNRPGRR encoded by the coding sequence ATGGCCGCTGGACCTTCGCAATCGGACGACGGAGAAATCTCCGGCATCAATGTTGTTCCGTTGATTGACATCATGCTGGTGATCGTAATCATCTTAATGATTACTGCCGAGTTTACCAAGTACCGCACGATTCCGATTAAACTGCCGAATATCAATGCTGCAAGCGTGCGGCAGGAGCCACAGAAGGTCAACATCACGGTCCATCCCGATGGACGTCTGTTCTGGAATGATCGTCCGATCGATCCGGCCACGCTGCCGGCGCTGTTGCGCGCGCAGAAGCAGATTCAACCCGATCTGGCAGTGATCATGCGGGCGGAAGGCGCCACCAGCTACCAGAGCGTTCTCAGCGTACTTGATACAGTCAAGGAGGCGGGCATCGTAAAGGTTGGTCTGGCCGTCGACTCCAATCGACCCGGCAGACGTTGA
- a CDS encoding MotA/TolQ/ExbB proton channel family protein, which translates to MEQYAHTALTAERRNLERRLVILNTLGNNIPFIGLLGTVLGIMQAFGDLADLGADAGPSVVMKGISSALIATAAGLIAAVPTVIFYNGLSKGARNKVSMAEEIVSLLKAIRLSTPR; encoded by the coding sequence ATGGAACAGTACGCACACACCGCGCTGACCGCTGAGCGAAGAAACCTGGAGCGGCGACTGGTGATCCTGAATACGCTTGGCAACAACATACCATTTATCGGCCTGCTGGGCACTGTACTGGGAATCATGCAGGCCTTCGGCGACCTCGCTGACCTTGGCGCCGACGCCGGTCCCTCGGTGGTTATGAAGGGAATATCATCCGCCTTGATCGCGACAGCTGCCGGACTGATCGCCGCAGTACCGACAGTCATATTTTACAACGGCCTATCCAAAGGCGCCCGAAATAAAGTCTCCATGGCTGAGGAAATTGTCAGCTTGCTAAAAGCAATTCGTCTATCGACGCCGCGCTAG